TTTACACTTCCTGTCCGGATGGGCTTTTCTTGTGGTTTTTTTTTCACTTTCTTGTTACATCAGCATGGACCTTTTTATCCGGATTGTGTGGACAAGGCAATGCAAATTGGAACTATTGAATTCAAACATTGCCCGAGAAGTTAATGGTGTGCCACATGAGCTAGTTAGATTTAGTTGTCATAATAACTTCTCTTGTACTTGGGATGTTGGTCCCTTAATTTGCTTACTCGTAAATCTTGCAAACAATTTAAGTGTTCGTTGTAGCCATGATAGCCTTTTAAAAAAAACACATACACTTTTTTCAGCTAAAAATAGCATGGAGTTTTTCAAGGGAAAGGTATATTTTTCGTCCCTTAACGATTTGTGAAGTATAGAATTGATCCCTCAACTTATAAACCAGAAAAACCTAGTCCCTCAACCGTCAAAACTGGATAATTTTCGTTATGAACGACCAACAATCAAATCCCAGCGCCCATGCTTAGTGTCTCCATTGTAGATGCCCTTACAAACAATTGCTACATGAACTATCATGCATGTCCTTCGGCGTAGTGGGTGACGACTCTTCCACGGTTAACACCCACGACTGAGCTTTCGGCCACTCCCCCATGACACAAACCCTAACCGCGCTATGTCATAGTGGATCCCTCTCCTCTGCGCCCCCTCCCTCTCTGGCTAAGCAGGCAACATCGTATTAGGCCCCTGACTTCTCTCCTCTCTTGCGATCTTCACCTATTGCATTTGTGATGGTATCAACAGTGTGGTCTACTTGCCACTATTGCCACTGCAAGGCAGTCATCTGGGTGGTCACCATAAAATTGACCTAGCAGTAGTCATGGGGTCCAGATTCCATAGGAAAGTTTTCTTCCAGTTTTCCTCACTAACGCCTACCATTTTTCGGTGGCGCCCTTCATTAGATGTCTACCCACTCGATGGCTGAGAAAACTTGTATCTATCATCTAGGTATATGACGACAAGTGGTCACCGGTCCATGAGGTCGAAGCTCTCTAGGATCATCAACCACCATGGTGCTTGTGGAACTGCTGCTCGTAAGCTCCTTTACAACACCCTCCCTCCCCTTGAGCGAACCATGATGGTAGTGCAGCATGGCGCCGCCAtccacttagagcatctccaaaagATGATACAAAATAGGGAAAGTGCTCACAAActgatttttagggcatttggacaaAAAACACAGCTCCAATAGGTGATGTTCTATGTATGGTGCTACAAAAAAAATAGGGCAGCCCCATATTTGGCACTCTCGGGCTGCAAATATACCGACGTAGCACAGCTGTCGCAAAATAGTACTGAAGCCGTGCGGTCCAACTACCATGCTGAAATTTCCAGCCGCCTCTCCCCTACGACCGCTGCCAGCGGGATCTCGGCCGCTAATGCCACCGTTGGGAGTCCGCCATCCTCCCCTGGCTCAGCCGTGACTCTGCTAGCCAATCTCACCACTCTGGACGGCCGCAACAACCTGGCCACCTATTCAGGATCCGGTGCCGCAGCGATTCGTGCCGAATCCGACCAATTGCCACCCCTCGCCACCTTTAATGGCCGCCGTGGTGCCACTGCTGAACGTTGAGGTCAAATAATGGCCACCGCCACCAAGACGAGTTGATGCTCTGTCGGAACTCTTGCCTTTCGGATGGCGCAAAGATACCATCTTTAGCCAGAACCCCGAGCTCCCATCGTCAGCGGGACCACCCCGAGGCCATTCCTAGCCGGCACGGTGACAAGCTTGGCATAGACAAGCAGCCAATTGGATCCTCCTCCTTGCTCAATGGGTGTTGGTGAAATGTTTGTTTTTTGGATgccctattttacatcatctactatGGTAGGAAACTTTCTAGTGCCCTAGACCTTCTCTCTTTTGCCCTAAAACTTTTTTGGGTACCCTATTATACATGTCTGTTGGTGATGCTCTTACAGCCCTAGCTACCTTCTTCATGTGGTGCTGGATGGACAATAGCGCGAGACTACCATGCATTCTTGACTTACCGAATTTCAAATCTAATGGATGGAGAAGCAAAAAATTTACGAATTCCTCTACCTATTTCTTGTAAACAAGGGTTTCCCATGTACTTATCCAAACTTTTTACGCTTTCCAAGAAGAGTGGTTAATTAAGTACATAATGTAGGCTTTTGCTCTTGGGGCACATTGATTCTTTTgttttagaaaataataatacgTGCATTTACTTCTTTAGAAATTGAGAAATATTTCTCACATGCAAAGGTTGGAATACATAATCCAGTTTTTCCAGAGGCAAATGTAACTACTTTTACAAAAACACTAGCATTCTAATCTACACAAGCCAGTTCATCTATAATTTTTAACCAAACCCAAAAGTTCAAGTTCGTTTCTTTCATAAATGTGATGATATAAACATCAAAGAATAGCAATACTATTTGCGGTCGTCTGAGCAAGGGCCCATTTGCACCCGAAGAATAGTAAATTCAAAGAAATAGTAAAATATCCAAAAAAATCAGTCTTTTTACAACGTAGATTCTCGGATGTGTAACATTCAAGGAGCTCTAGGAAAAGAAAATCAGATCCAAACAGTATTCTTTTCCAAATTTCTTTCACATACATTTCTTTTGCCACGAATGTCCAAACAACCCGATTTTTTTGCACGCACATCACACATTCCAGCATCTTGAATGCTAAAAAGTACTTTTTGTGAATTATTTTGTTATTTTATTTAAATTTACTATTCACAACCAGATGCAGATGCAGCTGGACACTGAATCGCGGCACTCATTTGCTATTTTGCATtatcacccctctctctctctctctcttgtgtgtgtgtgtgtgtgtgtgtgtgtgtgtgtgaagatcACTTTGATAATACGTTTTCATGAAAGTTTTGAAATCTACATTGTATTTTCAACACACTACgcctatttggattttatttgagatCTTTTAAACTTTAGAATTTTGAAGAAGTATAAAGAGATTAGCGGAACTCAGGGGGCCATAGGCAATTAACCTGCAAAGTATATCCTAAATCAGAACACAGTAAGTTAGGGCTTAAATAAGCTGATCTTGCAATAGTTTGACTTTTATAGGTTGTGAGAGAGTCtctcttaggctggtcatagtggggagtaacatatattagtatcatgcatatgatactagtgtataatactatattcatagtgcatagtatcataaagtagtatcatcgattgtctcatttattgccatgcatgacacatagtagcataacatttgtTATGATACAATATCTATCTATGTTACTATGATTttttctctcttctttaattcctgcCACATAAGTATATTTGCCAGTCCCAAATACATGATTAATTATGTtatccccactatggccagccttacacATGCACATGTGCCTAGAACAAGATGATTGGTGATATTTTAATGGAGACTCTTCTAAGGCAAGGTCTTGACGAGTCAAAACGACCCTTCCGGTGTGCAGTGGGGTACCCACATAATCACGTGCTGCACAGTGCATGCATGATGCATGAACAGAATTATACGTTAATGGCTAGATCGGATCTCGTTGATAAGGCCAACATTAACCGATCCCTAAAAGGTAAGGGAGGATCCGGCCGAGTAAAATTAGGGGCGCAAATTTTCATTTCTCTATAGATGGTCGCATCTAACCGATCCCCTAAATTTATTGGAGTAAAAGAAATTGTATAAGTTTTATGTTCTAGCCGCATGAACTTCAAACACTTCATAAtactagtaataatgtacgtgcaatgcacgtttatattaggtaggatattagttACACGTTATATTAGGTATGATATATCTGTTGCACGTTTgtatttggtaagatatcaattactttttcgcagaaatggtaggatattaattacatggcAGATTTTAAGGGATAGCGTTGAGTCAAAATGTCTTTATAACTAATGACAGTGATGGGTAATTAGACCATTAAACGTGTTTGATGCTCAACATTTGAGCGATTTGAACCGTTAGATAACATGATTTGATGGTCGAGATGGTTTAGATCTGcccatttgggtctttttatattggtatagatatatcatAAAACATTGAAATTAAAATGTGCATAGCATAATCATCATAATATAGTTTCATCATCGTGATTTTCAAATTAAAACATGCATAGTTCCTTCAAAAGGCATCATTTCAAACACAATGTTTGATCCAAAATCACCACAAACATAACATGTGTATGTTGTGAATCGAGTCAACCAATAGCATGCACGAACTCAAACGAGGTGGTCGCCGAAGAAAATatcaccgtcgccgccaccaccatgcTCTCGGCCTCCATCGCCACCACTATCCTCtcgaccgccgccgccaccaccaccaccatcctctTCGCATCGGCACCATCACCAGCACAACCCCCTCGGCGACCAGCATTCCGAAAAGAGTGTTCCGCTTGGGACAAGGTCACCCGAAGAGTGAGCTTCCAATACTTTCTTGCGCTTTCATCCATTGTGATTGGAGAACATGGTAACACGTCTTCGGCCTTCTTGGCATCACGCATCCTCTCCTACTCAGGTGCAAGTCTACGCTCATCTGTCTTCTTCAGCCACCAAGTTGTCCTTCCATTTCTCATCCTCCAACATCTTGAGCTCATTCCACCTCTCCATCTTCTCTTCTTTGCGTTCGGCCGCCAACACCTTCTTGGCCTCAATCATGCCCACAAGGTCTTCTTTGTATGTGCTACCGTAGCATTTCTCGTCTTTCTTTCTTCGTATGAGCCATCACGTCAGTTTTCTAGCTCTTTTGGCTCTGGCAGGAGCTGCAGGAGGGCCGCTGGCCGTCACCATAGAGTCAGTTGCCATCCCAGCGGCCTTTGCCGCAGTGGGAGCCGGAGCTTGAACTCGGAGGACTTTTTTCATTCCCAAACTTTTCTTCGGCGCGGGCAGCGGCGCGGGGTGGTTTTCGGTGACGGTCGGTGGGGTGGTGGAATGGTCCAGGCTATCCATTCCGGCGGGAGGGCCGGTCATCGGTGGAGATGGCGGGGCATGGTGGCGGCCGTAGCGGGAATGAAGTCGGTGCGAGGGCGGGAGAAAGTGGGTGCCACTTTTACTCGGTCGCGCTGAGGGTGAGGATATTTAGGCAGATTGGAGGGGGTTTTGGCGAGGGAGGAAAAAAAATCCTCCTCTATTCGGTTTAGGGGGTCGGCTAGGTGTGGCGTAGAGGAGGATAACATAATTTATCCTCCCTTATAGCCAGATAGGGGATCGGTTAGAGTTGACCTAACGGATTGCCAGTttccgcaaaaaagaaaaaaaacagattgCCAATTTTTTTCCTTGGGAACGGAATGCAATACTTTTCCTTGACGTCCTTGATGTAGCATCCTAGCGAAGGACTTCGCAATGCAGAGTATTGGCACATTTTAGTGTATATGATgttatcttttttttttgcgcaTCATGCTATCTTTTTTCTTGCCCATCCATGTAAATATTTATGCACTCGCATACAAAAATTATGGAGCGGTCTACAGCGTGACATCTCGTAAACGAGGtggcaaaaaaattgaaaaattatTTGTTAATATGGAAACACAAATTTTATTTTTTTGCGTGGAAAAGACAAATTTTATGAAATAGAAAAGTAGGTTCCAGTGTTTTTTCTTTCTGTTGAAATAGGTTCCAGTGTTACCTTTGAGTGGCACATAGCCTCTTTCCTTTAGCTCCCGGAGCCGCATATGGGTCATCAGCGATGCGGCGCTGCAAGCCCAGAGCACCATGCTCGGCACGCCCAGCTCCCGCGCCACGTCCAGAGCGAAGCTCATCAGCGAGGTCGGCAGCACGCACGTCACTGGCGGCACGCCAGGGGTGGCGTTGAGCCGTAGGAGGAGCTCCTTCAGCGGCTGCGTGGAACACTGGCTCGTGGCAGTAGACAGCCTGAGGTCGTAGTCCTCGGCGTCCCGATCAGCTTCCACCAGCCCGTCCGGGATCACCTCGAACCGGAACCCCTCGTGGCCGCGAACTGCGGTGGCGCCCTCTGTGGTCACCATGACGCGGTGGTTATGCACGGTGTTGACGAAAGTGATGTAGATGCCATGGTGGTGCAGCAGCTTGGCCAACTGGAGTGCCGGGTTGATGTTACCGGAGCTCGGGTGCGGCACCACCACGGCGTGCGGCGTCGCCATTAGTTCGTTCGTCCGGCCGTCTGCACGCGCGTACGGAGCTGTGCAATGTGCGTACGATGCTTAACTGGCTTTGTTCTGTTTATGCGAATCACGATGAGTGTAAAGCTATGTAGGGGAGTActtcctccgtttaggtgagtaagtcatcttaggttgtgcaccgtgaccaaggaggaggggaaaacgagagactttaatgtttatttgctagttaatagcattgcatgcaatgaactaaccactgcatgtcgtgtttggtagtgtcaagtcattaaaaacatgcacacccctcatctctcattggttgatatgtcaaaaaaACAAGAAACGAGATAGGAGTTAAtgtaccgcgcctaagtgttttgggattattttgttttcataagatgacttacacacctagacggagggagtatatagtagtACTCCACTAGCACTTGCTGCGGACTTAATTAATACAATATTATGTAAACTAGCTAAGCTGTAGATGCCCTAGCTAATTAGATCGTTCTTTGATGTGGAGACTCGATCGGATCGAGGTCTACTCCAGCTcgtaagtagtactccctccattccaaaatatagtgtgcTTGCGTGTCCCGAGGTCTAACTGACCATAAATTTAATCAACGAGACCGACTGCGACGGAaagaaaaattatataattgaaagctccttttgaatacgaattcactggtataatttttgcttccgccgcagtcggtctcattGGTtacatttatggtcaaagttgtgtCACAGGGCGTTACAAGTTGAAGCACGGAAATAGAAAAAgcactatattttggaacagaggaagtAGGTGGTTGACACCAGCGACTAGATCCATCAAGTCTTCCTTTTTGTAAAAGGGATCAGAAAGGGATAGAATTAGTGTAGGCGAGCATATACCGAAATACAAGACATGGAACGGCAAGATGTCTCATCTttccaaaatatatatatataggaaaataggTTGGTACTCCTGAGAGTACGTACTCCCACCTACACCCATCATCATTGCAACCATTCATCCCGCTAACTACTAAAGAAAAAAAGGCTAACTAACTCCGGATAAAGCCCTTGGATTTGAAAATTAGTTGAACGGGTTCCTTTTTTCCAGCTCTTGTAGGCGTGTCTTCCAGGGATTCCATTTGAAACTGCGTTCTCATCTCTTACCAGCACCCATGAACATAAAAAAAAAGCATCGGCTCGCCTCCTCCGCCTGACCGCCAGACATGGCCGACGATGATCCCCGTGCTTCTTCCCTGGTGGGAGGCTTCAACCAGCACGTCCGTTGATTCATCATCTCTAGTTTGCAAGCGTACGTGTAATTGATGTTCCCCGATTTTTCTGTTCGGCTCCCACAACCGTGTTCATGTTTCCGCTGATCTCTCAATCCATTCCTGTCCAGTATGTCATCGTCGGCGAAGAAAATAGGACGAGGATGATTGATCGGCCAAGTCTACTAGTACTAGGTAAGGTGTCGTTCCAGTCAAATTGATGCATTCATGTTTTGCTATTTTTGTTACAGGCTGCATTTATTAGTCAGATCGAGCACCCAAGGAGTCAAGATCTTGCTAACTATTAATAACTTCTATATACCTGCAGCGTAATGGCCTATGGTGCAGGGCAAAGACGACACTGACGACATGCGGTGGTGTCGGGCCTAAGAGCACATAAATCTACATCTAGGCCCTGGCCACTAGCGACCGCTGATGCACTTAGCCACTTACCCAATGTATTCATATTGTACACATGTAATAAAGTGGCTAGTACGTCAACGTAGAAATAGTTAGGAGCTTGCTTTGCACTCACACAATCGAGTCATGATTGTTACTGATGATCGAAATTTCATGTATTTTTTTATGCCTGATGGGTTTACTACTTTTTCTTCGGGTGTATATATAAAGCTTCCAAAAAAATTAGTATATAGTCCTCCAGAATAAATCAGTATATAGTCCTAAAAAAATGAGTATATACACTTTGTAACGCATCATATACCCCATCAAAAAATATAGTATAACATTGTAGAAATAAGACATAATCCTTTTCTAGTTGCATATGCCCAGTCACAAAAATACACTGAAATAATTAGTAATACATACTCCTTTTCTGTTTTGGAAAGGAACCTCCATTTCCCTCTTCAACAAGTGCTTTATTTTTCTACGGGTAGCCTTGTATTTTTACTGCCATACGATGACATTTCAAAATGTATTACACCAATTATTCATCTAGTTTTTGATATACTCTTTTATGCATACTTTGAATTTATCACTCATTTCGGCGACCAACCCACTCTCTCATTGCAGCTACTCGACTCTCACATAAAGCCAGTATatactcacgtaaaagaaaaggcaGTATAGACTCCCTTACTGAAAAAGAAGTATATACTCCCCTACCAAAAAAGTAGTATACGCTCCATT
Above is a window of Triticum dicoccoides isolate Atlit2015 ecotype Zavitan chromosome 5B, WEW_v2.0, whole genome shotgun sequence DNA encoding:
- the LOC119305784 gene encoding UDP-glycosyltransferase 85A4-like isoform X2, producing MATPHAVVVPHPSSGNINPALQLAKLLHHHGIYITFVNTVHNHRVMVTTEGATAVRGHEGFRFEVIPDGLVEADRDAEDYDLRLSTATSQCSTQPLKELLLRLNATPGVPPVTCVLPTSLMSFALDVARELGVPSMVLWACSAASLMTHMRLRELKERGYVPLKELLDERTPECDGHRLDPRHAADQPRRHLQLRPHDRPGQLRPPFQHRGGQRLHQGRRTHPQHLRRPRSRRPRRPPRRVPAHLHRRSPRLPPQPPPKDKGRLRLRLRQRPEPVEAGQPVPRVAGHATTGLHRVRQLRQPHGPLHRPARRVRVGPPGQRPPVSLVH